A genomic window from Candidatus Angelobacter sp. includes:
- a CDS encoding putative sulfate exporter family transporter, translating to MSLSSSSPTQIAAGKPVTPKISEDWLALMIGLSLFLVSLLGFSGVEVFGWAIKTNVWTRVPDIMTPVSKNYPRVEGIASLIFTYLLLLGILTVAAKMCLRVRFSKFVIAFSLVFFIGYGCFALGHFAYIAATPVELKKFGIPWSLNLTGEAGFIVALLAGLVAGNFLPRLAGAMQDAIRPELYIKIAIVLLGATLGVKSAEAMGLAKTVLFRGLCAIVEAYLIYWALVYFVARKYFRFSREWAAPLASGISICGVSAAIATGAAIRARPVVPIMVSSLVVIFAVVELLFLPFVARHFLHQEPMVAGAWMGLAVKTDGAAVASGTITDSLIRAKAAEAGIRYQEGWMTMTATTVKVFIDMFIGIWSFILAVIWCSKIENRTGERVRAVEIWERFPKFILGYAATFLVMLVICLGSPGGTAAAKTVTAGTDVFRVLFFVLTFFTIGVVSNFRKLWEEGIGRLAAVYVVCLFGFIIWIGLLISWLFFHGVKPPLAIG from the coding sequence ATGAGTCTGAGCAGTTCCAGTCCCACGCAAATTGCCGCTGGCAAACCCGTGACGCCCAAAATCAGCGAGGACTGGCTGGCGCTGATGATCGGACTTTCCCTCTTTCTGGTTTCCCTTCTCGGATTCAGTGGCGTTGAGGTCTTTGGCTGGGCCATCAAGACGAACGTCTGGACGCGGGTTCCGGACATCATGACGCCGGTCTCGAAGAATTACCCGCGCGTCGAGGGCATTGCCTCGTTGATTTTCACCTATCTCCTTCTGCTGGGAATCCTCACGGTAGCAGCGAAAATGTGCCTGCGCGTGCGGTTCAGCAAATTCGTGATCGCCTTCAGCCTGGTCTTTTTCATCGGCTACGGATGCTTTGCCCTCGGCCATTTCGCTTACATCGCCGCCACGCCGGTCGAGCTGAAAAAATTCGGCATCCCCTGGTCGTTGAACCTTACGGGCGAGGCCGGATTCATTGTCGCACTGCTGGCAGGGTTGGTGGCGGGCAATTTTCTGCCCCGGCTGGCGGGCGCGATGCAGGATGCGATCCGGCCGGAGCTTTACATCAAGATCGCCATCGTGCTGCTCGGCGCGACGTTGGGCGTGAAAAGCGCCGAAGCCATGGGTCTGGCCAAAACCGTCCTGTTTCGAGGACTGTGCGCCATCGTCGAAGCGTATCTCATCTACTGGGCGCTGGTTTATTTCGTCGCGAGAAAGTATTTCCGGTTCAGCCGTGAATGGGCGGCGCCGCTGGCGTCGGGCATTTCCATTTGTGGTGTGTCCGCCGCGATCGCCACCGGCGCGGCGATTCGCGCGCGGCCCGTCGTGCCCATCATGGTTTCGTCGCTGGTGGTCATCTTTGCCGTGGTCGAGTTGTTGTTCCTGCCGTTCGTCGCCCGGCATTTCCTGCATCAGGAACCGATGGTGGCGGGGGCGTGGATGGGGCTGGCCGTAAAGACCGACGGCGCGGCGGTGGCAAGCGGGACCATCACCGACTCCTTGATTCGCGCCAAAGCAGCCGAGGCGGGTATTCGCTATCAGGAAGGCTGGATGACGATGACCGCGACGACGGTCAAGGTGTTCATCGATATGTTCATCGGCATCTGGTCGTTCATCCTTGCCGTCATCTGGTGCTCGAAAATCGAAAATCGCACCGGCGAAAGGGTGCGCGCGGTTGAAATCTGGGAACGTTTCCCGAAGTTCATCCTGGGTTATGCCGCCACGTTTCTTGTGATGCTGGTGATTTGCCTTGGGTCTCCCGGCGGGACTGCCGCCGCAAAGACCGTGACGGCGGGCACGGATGTTTTTCGAGTATTGTTCTTCGTGCTGACATTCTTCACCATCGGGGTGGTGTCGAACTTCAGGAAGCTATGGGAGGAAGGCATCGGCCGGCTGGCGGCGGTTTATGTCGTCTGTCTGTTCGGATTCATCATCTGGATCGGACTGTTAATCTCCTGGCTTTTCTTCCATGGCGTGAAACCGCCGCTCGCGATCGGCTGA
- a CDS encoding ROK family protein: MERCFYGFPQMTESTGILSATPAVMPPLDPGFRPISLGNRSYKQTVAAAKTRVPLAIALERNDGQISVFNTEILPVISGRDAATHLYIERLVKFLLWQIGGWKITIAGSSSIGDHIAQIYSHAGARAFDVKLMEQVYEKKFVVATVDHAKTPTARESSMALGGHLDGCRIGFDLGASDYKLAAVQNGEAVFTTEIPWDPRPQTNPDWHYQKINDGLKLAAKHLPRVDAIGGSSAGIYIDNKVMVASLFRGVPPELFAQKVKPLFLNLRKEWDVPFEVANDGDVTALAGAMSLQTNGVLGVAMGSSQAAGFLDAQGRITGWLNELAFAPIDYNPRAAADEWSGDTGCGVQCFSQQAVVRLAPAAGIELPKGHPAEQLKFVQELHKQGDPRPPKIFETIGVYLGYALAQYADMYDFRHLLVLGRVTSGAGGDLIVEKAKEVLSADFPELGQKLSVHLPDEKSKRVGQAVAAASLPNIK; this comes from the coding sequence ATGGAACGCTGCTTTTATGGTTTCCCTCAGATGACCGAGAGCACAGGAATCCTGTCCGCCACGCCAGCGGTTATGCCGCCTTTGGACCCCGGATTCCGCCCGATTTCATTGGGGAACCGGAGCTACAAACAGACAGTCGCAGCCGCGAAAACCAGGGTTCCGCTGGCCATCGCTCTGGAACGAAACGACGGGCAGATCTCCGTTTTCAATACAGAGATCCTGCCCGTCATTTCAGGTCGCGACGCGGCGACTCATCTGTATATCGAACGTCTGGTTAAATTCCTTCTCTGGCAAATCGGCGGCTGGAAAATCACGATCGCCGGGTCCAGTTCGATTGGTGACCACATCGCGCAGATTTACTCGCACGCCGGCGCGCGCGCGTTCGACGTGAAGTTAATGGAGCAGGTTTACGAGAAAAAGTTTGTCGTCGCGACGGTTGATCACGCAAAAACACCGACCGCCCGCGAATCGTCCATGGCGCTCGGCGGACATCTGGACGGCTGCCGCATCGGTTTCGACCTCGGCGCCAGCGACTACAAACTCGCCGCCGTGCAAAATGGCGAAGCCGTCTTCACGACTGAGATTCCTTGGGACCCGCGACCGCAGACGAATCCCGATTGGCACTATCAAAAAATCAACGACGGCTTGAAACTCGCGGCAAAGCATCTGCCGCGCGTGGATGCCATCGGCGGCAGTTCGGCGGGCATTTACATCGACAACAAGGTCATGGTGGCGTCGCTGTTTCGCGGCGTGCCTCCTGAACTTTTCGCGCAAAAGGTCAAACCGCTGTTCCTGAACCTGCGCAAAGAATGGGATGTGCCGTTTGAGGTGGCCAACGACGGCGACGTGACCGCCCTCGCAGGCGCGATGTCGCTCCAGACGAACGGCGTGCTCGGCGTCGCGATGGGCTCGAGCCAGGCGGCGGGTTTCCTGGACGCGCAGGGCCGCATCACCGGCTGGCTGAATGAGCTGGCCTTCGCGCCGATTGACTATAACCCGCGCGCCGCGGCGGACGAATGGTCCGGCGACACCGGCTGCGGCGTGCAGTGCTTCTCGCAACAGGCGGTCGTTCGGCTGGCGCCGGCGGCGGGAATCGAGTTGCCGAAAGGACATCCCGCGGAACAGCTCAAGTTCGTCCAGGAATTGCACAAGCAGGGCGACCCGCGTCCGCCAAAGATTTTTGAAACCATCGGCGTGTATCTTGGCTACGCGCTGGCGCAGTATGCAGACATGTATGACTTCCGCCATCTGCTCGTGTTGGGCCGCGTAACCTCCGGCGCGGGCGGCGACCTCATCGTGGAGAAAGCGAAGGAAGTCCTATCCGCCGACTTTCCCGAACTGGGACAAAAGCTTTCGGTCCACTTGCCGGATGAAAAGAGCAAACGGGTCGGGCAGGCGGTTGCAGCGGCGAGTTTGCCAAACATAAAGTGA
- the dacB gene encoding D-alanyl-D-alanine carboxypeptidase/D-alanyl-D-alanine-endopeptidase: protein MCLIRSILNSLLCRASGLALAASTIAAQPGATVANHPPAATLSELRAKITGHLLQPRFVSAAWGAKIVSLDSGTTLFETNSYKLLKPASNAKLFTAALALDRLGPDYRIKTSLYASGKPDAEGAVRGDLVIYGRGDPSFAARFNDGDYGKTLEPLVNALLATGVKRIEGDLVGDESFFRGPPLGSSWTWDDLQNYYGAEVSALTQEDNVVDLVFKPGAKTGEPCLITTKPQTSFLIFVNRVRTVEKGGRREINLYRPIGENTVYVSGQLPLGTNHADAVSVHNPALWFVTRLREQIEKRGIVVAGKTRSVNWLEREGQPLDVAKLIEITSVESRPLSEILMKMLKPSQNLYAQLLLLQVGARNQKPGNKTQTTEDAGIAELNRFAKEAGIKRGELLFDEGSGLSRSALVTPDAFVRLLAFMNGHRAAQVFRDALPVAGVDGSLRNRMKGTAAARNVQAKTGTIGYVHTLSGYVTTATGEHLAFSLMLNGYDDTEGKHTVKDDLDPIAVMLAEFNGHSDKP, encoded by the coding sequence ATGTGCCTGATTCGATCCATCTTGAACAGTTTGCTCTGCCGTGCGAGCGGACTGGCCCTCGCCGCTTCGACAATTGCCGCTCAACCTGGTGCGACCGTAGCAAACCATCCGCCTGCCGCCACGCTATCGGAACTGCGCGCAAAAATCACCGGGCACCTTTTACAGCCACGCTTCGTATCGGCCGCCTGGGGAGCGAAGATCGTTTCGCTCGATTCCGGCACGACACTCTTTGAAACCAACTCCTACAAGCTGCTCAAGCCCGCCTCAAACGCCAAGCTGTTCACCGCTGCGCTCGCGCTCGACCGGCTGGGCCCGGATTATCGCATCAAGACGTCTCTTTACGCCTCCGGCAAACCGGACGCGGAGGGTGCGGTAAGAGGCGACCTTGTCATTTACGGCCGCGGCGACCCGTCGTTTGCCGCCCGGTTCAACGACGGCGACTATGGCAAAACGCTGGAGCCCCTGGTCAACGCGCTTCTGGCAACGGGCGTCAAACGGATCGAAGGCGACCTCGTTGGCGACGAAAGTTTTTTTCGTGGGCCGCCCCTGGGTTCGAGCTGGACCTGGGACGATCTGCAGAATTACTACGGCGCGGAAGTCTCGGCGCTCACGCAGGAAGACAACGTCGTTGATCTGGTCTTCAAACCCGGTGCAAAAACCGGCGAACCCTGTCTCATCACGACAAAGCCACAGACGAGTTTCCTCATCTTCGTCAATCGTGTCAGGACCGTGGAGAAAGGCGGCAGGCGCGAAATCAATTTGTACCGGCCCATCGGTGAAAACACGGTTTACGTCTCCGGCCAGCTGCCGCTGGGGACGAACCATGCCGACGCCGTCAGCGTCCACAATCCGGCGCTCTGGTTTGTCACGCGGCTCAGGGAGCAAATCGAAAAACGCGGAATCGTCGTTGCAGGAAAGACCCGCTCGGTGAACTGGCTCGAGCGGGAAGGGCAGCCGCTTGATGTGGCGAAATTGATCGAGATCACCTCAGTTGAATCGCGCCCCCTTTCAGAGATTCTCATGAAAATGTTGAAGCCGTCGCAAAACCTCTATGCGCAGTTGTTGCTGCTCCAGGTTGGGGCGCGCAATCAAAAGCCCGGGAACAAAACACAAACGACCGAAGATGCGGGTATCGCGGAACTGAACCGCTTCGCGAAGGAGGCTGGCATCAAACGCGGCGAATTGTTGTTCGATGAGGGCTCCGGTCTGTCGCGCAGCGCGCTGGTCACGCCAGACGCTTTCGTTCGATTGCTCGCCTTCATGAACGGGCATCGCGCCGCGCAGGTTTTTCGCGATGCGCTGCCGGTCGCGGGTGTGGACGGGTCCCTGCGCAATCGCATGAAAGGCACCGCCGCCGCCAGAAACGTCCAAGCGAAAACCGGAACCATTGGTTATGTTCACACCTTGTCCGGCTATGTAACGACGGCCACGGGCGAACACCTCGCCTTTTCACTCATGTTGAATGGCTACGACGACACCGAAGGGAAACACACCGTGAAGGATGACCTTGATCCCATTGCCGTAATGCTCGCGGAGTTCAATGGGCATTCGGACAAGCCGTGA
- a CDS encoding PIG-L family deacetylase, translated as MNPYYHFVSEYACFAKEGRTYPLGNFAPLPRPQIAPDAPKVLIFSPHPDDEVIIGGLALRLLREAKWNVINVAVTQGSKKERQAERLKELKNCCDCIGFGLLQTAPNGLEKVIPKTRAQEPEHWAQSVKVIADILAGHRPRLILFPHDLDWNSSHVGTHFLVMDALKSLPPDFTCFTVETEFWGQNPAPNLMVELSVQQVADLITALTFHVGEVQRNPYHLSLPAWMIDNVRRGAELVGGQGGAAPDFTFATLYRLRKWSDGGLENHYEGGKYLSCGDKPDALFP; from the coding sequence ATGAACCCCTATTACCACTTCGTCTCCGAATACGCCTGCTTTGCCAAAGAGGGCCGGACTTATCCGCTCGGCAACTTCGCGCCATTACCTCGACCGCAAATCGCGCCGGACGCGCCGAAGGTTTTGATTTTTTCACCGCATCCGGATGACGAGGTCATCATCGGCGGGCTGGCGTTGCGGCTGTTGCGCGAGGCGAAATGGAATGTCATCAACGTCGCTGTCACGCAAGGCAGCAAGAAAGAGCGTCAGGCGGAACGGTTGAAAGAATTGAAGAATTGCTGCGACTGCATTGGCTTCGGCCTGTTGCAGACCGCGCCAAACGGGCTCGAGAAAGTGATCCCAAAAACTCGCGCGCAGGAACCGGAGCACTGGGCGCAATCGGTCAAAGTAATCGCCGACATTCTCGCGGGGCATCGACCGCGCTTGATTCTCTTTCCGCACGACCTTGATTGGAACAGCTCCCATGTCGGCACCCATTTTCTGGTGATGGACGCGCTCAAGAGTTTGCCGCCGGATTTCACTTGCTTCACCGTCGAGACCGAGTTCTGGGGACAGAATCCGGCGCCGAACCTGATGGTCGAACTGAGCGTGCAGCAGGTTGCGGATCTCATCACCGCGTTAACGTTTCACGTCGGCGAAGTTCAGCGCAATCCATATCACCTCTCGCTGCCCGCCTGGATGATTGACAATGTGCGTCGTGGGGCGGAGTTGGTCGGCGGCCAGGGCGGGGCCGCGCCGGACTTCACCTTCGCGACGCTGTATCGGCTGCGAAAGTGGAGCGACGGTGGGCTGGAAAACCACTACGAAGGCGGAAAGTATTTGAGTTGCGGCGACAAACCGGACGCGCTGTTTCCATGA